A genomic window from Salvia hispanica cultivar TCC Black 2014 chromosome 5, UniMelb_Shisp_WGS_1.0, whole genome shotgun sequence includes:
- the LOC125190640 gene encoding uncharacterized protein LOC125190640, with amino-acid sequence MEDEHDVSQHNYEDEMQFNSKDDNDDDLIIQSKYVIDGMTEQEIARQPLEEIPLQQWIHLVHYWFSNKGKIGSEIGKRARAQQVAPHTSGSESFARKMRKFKKKYKRNPAPLEWYSIIHKHKDGAFVNQASEQLVVLR; translated from the exons ATGGAGGATGAGCATGATGTCTCACAGCACAATTATGAAGATGAAATGCAGTTTAATAGTAAAGATGACAATGACGATGATCTCATAATTCAAA GTAAATATGTGATTGATGGAATGACGGAGCAGGAGATTGCAAGACAACCGCTAGAAGAAATTCCGTTGCAGCAATggattcatttagttcattactGGTTCTCTAATAAAGGGAAA ATTGGTTCGGAAATAGGAAAGAGAGCACGTGCGCAGCAAGTGGCGCCTCACACATCGGGATCCGAAAGTTTTGCAAGGAAGATGCGTAAATTT aaaaagaaatataaaaggaaTCCAGCTCCACTCGAGTGGTACTCGATAATCCACAAACATAAGGATGGGGCTTTTGTTAACCAAGCTTCCGAACAACTTGTG